A DNA window from Citrobacter tructae contains the following coding sequences:
- the fabR gene encoding HTH-type transcriptional repressor FabR gives MMGVRAQQKEKTRRSLVEAAFSQLSAERSFASLSLREVAREAGIAPTSFYRHFRDVDELGLTMVDESGLMLRQLMRQARQRIAKGGSVIRTSVSTFMEFIGNNPNAFRLLLRERSGTSAAFRAAVAREIQHFIAELADYLELENHMPRAFTEAQAEAMVTIVFSAGAEALDVGAEQRRQLEERLVLQLRMIAKGAFYWYRREQEKMTHHSE, from the coding sequence GTGATGGGCGTTAGAGCGCAACAAAAAGAAAAAACCCGGCGTTCGCTGGTCGAAGCTGCATTTAGTCAATTGAGCGCAGAGCGAAGTTTTGCCAGCCTCAGTTTACGAGAAGTTGCTCGTGAAGCGGGCATTGCGCCAACCTCATTTTATCGCCATTTTCGCGATGTGGATGAACTCGGCCTGACGATGGTGGATGAGAGTGGCCTGATGCTACGCCAGTTGATGCGCCAGGCGCGTCAACGCATCGCCAAGGGCGGCAGTGTGATCCGCACCTCGGTCTCAACATTTATGGAGTTCATCGGCAACAATCCTAACGCCTTCCGTTTATTATTGCGCGAGCGGTCTGGAACCTCCGCGGCGTTTCGTGCCGCAGTGGCTCGCGAAATTCAGCATTTTATTGCGGAACTTGCGGACTATCTGGAACTCGAAAACCATATGCCTCGTGCGTTTACTGAAGCACAAGCCGAAGCCATGGTGACGATTGTTTTCAGTGCGGGGGCAGAAGCGCTGGATGTTGGCGCCGAACAGCGTCGACAACTGGAAGAGCGGCTGGTATTGCAATTGCGCATGATCGCCAAAGGCGCATTTTACTGGTATCGCCGCGAACAAGAGAAGATGACGCATCACTCCGAGTAA
- the sthA gene encoding Si-specific NAD(P)(+) transhydrogenase, whose protein sequence is MSHSYDYDAIVIGSGPGGEGAAMGLVKQGARVAVIERYHNVGGGCTHWGTIPSKALRHAVSRIIEFNQNPLYSDHSRLLRSSFADILNHADNVINQQTRMRQGFYERNHCEILQGNARFVDEHTIALECHDGTVETLTADKFVIACGSRPYHPTDVDFSHPRVYDSDSILSLHHEPRHVLIYGAGVIGCEYASIFRGMDVKVDLINTRDRLLAFLDQEMSDSLSYHFWNSGVVIRHNEEYEKIEGCDDGVIMHLKSGKKLKADCLLYANGRTGNTDSLALENIGLKTDSRGQLKVNSMYQTALPHVYAVGDVIGYPSLASAAYDQGRIAAQALVKGEATAHLIEDIPTGIYTIPEISSVGKTEQQLTSMKVPYEVGRAQFKHLARAQIVGMSVGTLKILFHRETKEILGIHCFGERAAEIIHIGQAIMEQKGGGNTIEYFVNTTFNYPTMAEAYRVAALNGLNRLF, encoded by the coding sequence ATGTCACATTCCTACGATTACGATGCAATAGTAATAGGTTCCGGCCCCGGCGGCGAAGGCGCTGCAATGGGTCTGGTTAAGCAAGGAGCGCGCGTCGCCGTTATTGAGCGCTATCATAACGTCGGCGGAGGCTGTACCCACTGGGGCACAATCCCGTCTAAAGCGCTCCGCCACGCAGTCAGCCGTATCATTGAATTCAATCAGAACCCACTCTACAGCGATCATTCCCGACTCCTGCGCTCTTCTTTTGCCGATATTCTTAACCATGCCGATAACGTCATTAATCAGCAAACGCGCATGCGGCAAGGGTTTTATGAGCGTAATCATTGCGAAATTTTGCAGGGCAATGCCCGTTTTGTTGACGAACACACCATTGCTCTGGAGTGCCACGACGGTACCGTGGAAACGCTCACGGCAGATAAATTTGTCATTGCCTGCGGCTCGCGCCCCTACCACCCGACTGATGTCGATTTTTCACACCCGCGCGTTTACGACAGCGATTCCATTCTCAGTCTGCATCATGAACCCCGCCACGTTCTGATCTATGGTGCGGGCGTAATTGGCTGTGAATATGCATCGATCTTCCGTGGAATGGACGTTAAAGTTGATTTAATCAACACCCGCGACCGTCTGTTGGCTTTCCTCGATCAGGAGATGTCCGACTCGCTCTCTTATCACTTCTGGAACAGTGGCGTGGTTATTCGCCATAACGAAGAGTATGAGAAGATTGAAGGCTGCGATGATGGCGTCATCATGCACCTGAAATCCGGGAAAAAACTGAAAGCCGATTGCCTGCTGTATGCCAACGGTCGTACCGGTAACACCGATTCGTTAGCGCTGGAGAATATTGGCCTGAAGACGGACAGCCGCGGCCAGCTAAAAGTGAACAGCATGTACCAGACGGCGCTGCCGCATGTGTATGCCGTAGGGGATGTGATCGGTTATCCGAGCCTTGCCTCCGCAGCTTACGATCAGGGCCGTATCGCTGCTCAGGCACTGGTTAAAGGTGAAGCCACCGCGCACCTGATCGAAGATATTCCGACCGGAATTTACACCATTCCTGAAATCAGCTCCGTCGGTAAAACTGAACAGCAACTGACGTCAATGAAAGTCCCTTACGAAGTCGGCCGCGCTCAGTTTAAACATCTGGCTCGCGCACAAATCGTCGGGATGAGTGTCGGAACGCTGAAGATCCTGTTCCATCGGGAGACCAAAGAGATTTTAGGGATCCACTGCTTTGGCGAACGCGCAGCCGAAATTATTCATATCGGTCAGGCGATAATGGAGCAAAAAGGTGGTGGTAACACCATAGAGTACTTCGTTAACACCACCTTTAACTACCCAACCATGGCGGAAGCCTATCGGGTAGCTGCGCTGAACGGCTTAAACCGCCTGTTTTAA
- the oxyR gene encoding DNA-binding transcriptional regulator OxyR, producing MNIRDLEYLVALAEHRHFRRAADSCHVSQPTLSGQIRKLEDELGVMLLERTSRKVLFTQAGLLLVDQARTVLREVKVLKEMASQQGEAMSGPLHIGLIPTVGPYLLPHIIPMLHQTFPKLEMYLHEAQTHQLLAQLDSGKLDCVILALVKESEAFIEVPLFDEPMMLAIYEDHPWANRDRVPMSDLAGEKLLMLEDGHCLRDQAMGFCFEAGADEDTHFRATSLETLRNMVAAGSGITLLPALAVPPERNRDGVVYVPCIKPEPRRTIGLVYRPGSPLRSRYEQLAEAIRGAMDGHFDSALKQAV from the coding sequence ATGAATATTCGTGATCTTGAATACCTGGTAGCACTGGCCGAACATCGTCACTTCCGACGAGCGGCAGACTCCTGTCACGTCAGCCAGCCAACGCTGAGTGGGCAAATCCGCAAACTCGAAGATGAGCTTGGCGTTATGCTGCTGGAGCGTACGAGTCGTAAAGTGCTGTTCACTCAGGCAGGTTTGCTGCTGGTGGATCAGGCGCGTACTGTGCTGCGCGAGGTCAAAGTGCTCAAGGAGATGGCAAGCCAACAGGGTGAGGCAATGTCTGGCCCGCTGCATATTGGTTTGATCCCAACAGTAGGACCTTACCTGCTGCCGCATATTATTCCCATGTTGCACCAGACCTTCCCGAAACTGGAAATGTACTTGCATGAAGCCCAAACGCATCAGCTGCTGGCGCAACTGGACAGCGGCAAACTCGACTGCGTGATTCTGGCGCTGGTGAAAGAGAGTGAAGCGTTTATCGAAGTACCGTTGTTTGATGAGCCGATGATGTTGGCGATCTATGAAGATCACCCATGGGCAAACCGCGACCGTGTACCGATGTCCGATCTTGCAGGTGAAAAACTGTTAATGCTGGAAGATGGTCACTGTTTGCGTGACCAGGCGATGGGATTCTGTTTTGAAGCCGGTGCTGATGAAGATACCCATTTCCGGGCAACCAGTCTGGAAACGCTGCGCAACATGGTGGCTGCAGGCAGTGGGATTACTTTACTGCCCGCGCTGGCTGTACCACCGGAGCGTAATCGTGACGGTGTGGTCTATGTGCCGTGCATTAAGCCTGAACCGCGTCGAACCATTGGTCTGGTGTACCGTCCGGGTTCGCCGCTGCGCAGCCGTTATGAACAGCTGGCAGAGGCCATCCGTGGTGCAATGGATGGCCATTTCGACAGCGCGTTAAAACAGGCGGTTTAA
- the argH gene encoding argininosuccinate lyase — MALWGGRFTQAADQRFKQFNDSLRFDYRLAEQDIVGSVAWSKALVTVGVLTADEQLQLEEALNNLLEEVRLDPQQILQSDAEDIHSWVEGKLIEKVGQLGKKLHTGRSRNDQVATDLKLWCKDTVLELLSANRQLQSALVDTAQNNQDAVMPGYTHLQRAQPVTFAHWCLAYVEMLARDESRLQDALKRLDVSPLGCGALAGTAYEIDREQLAGWLGFASATRNSLDSVSDRDHVLELLSDASIGMVHLSRFAEDLIFFNTGEAGFVELSDRVTSGSSLMPQKKNPDALELIRGKCGRVQGALTGMMMTLKGLPLAYNKDMQEDKEGVFDALDTWLDCLHMAALVLDGIQVKRPRCQEAAQQGYANATELADYLVAKGVPFREAHHIVGEAVVEAIRQGKPLEALSLTDLQKFSAVIGDDVYPILSLQSCLDKRAAKGGVSPQQVAQAIDYAKARLA, encoded by the coding sequence ATGGCACTTTGGGGTGGGCGTTTTACACAGGCAGCAGATCAGCGGTTCAAACAGTTCAACGACTCGTTGCGTTTTGACTACCGCCTGGCAGAACAGGATATTGTCGGCTCTGTGGCCTGGTCCAAAGCGTTGGTAACGGTTGGTGTACTGACAGCCGATGAACAGCTACAGCTGGAAGAGGCGCTGAACAATCTGCTGGAAGAGGTGCGCCTCGACCCACAGCAGATCCTGCAGAGCGATGCGGAAGATATTCACAGTTGGGTAGAAGGTAAGCTCATCGAAAAAGTCGGTCAGCTGGGTAAAAAACTGCATACCGGACGTAGCCGCAATGATCAGGTGGCAACCGACCTTAAACTGTGGTGCAAAGACACGGTGCTTGAGTTGCTGTCTGCTAACCGTCAGTTGCAAAGTGCGCTGGTCGATACCGCGCAAAATAACCAGGACGCCGTCATGCCGGGCTACACTCACCTGCAGCGTGCGCAGCCGGTGACATTTGCACACTGGTGTCTGGCTTATGTCGAAATGTTGGCACGTGATGAGAGCCGCCTGCAGGATGCGCTTAAGCGCCTGGATGTTAGCCCGTTAGGCTGCGGTGCGCTGGCCGGTACGGCGTATGAAATCGATCGTGAGCAACTGGCCGGTTGGCTGGGCTTTGCCTCGGCAACCCGCAACAGTCTGGACAGCGTGTCCGATCGTGACCACGTGCTGGAGTTACTCTCTGACGCCTCTATCGGTATGGTGCACCTGTCGCGCTTCGCTGAAGATCTGATTTTCTTCAATACCGGTGAAGCCGGTTTTGTGGAGTTGTCCGATCGCGTAACGTCCGGTTCATCATTAATGCCGCAGAAGAAAAATCCGGATGCGCTGGAGCTGATCCGTGGCAAATGTGGCCGCGTACAAGGCGCGCTGACCGGCATGATGATGACGCTGAAAGGGCTGCCGCTGGCGTATAACAAAGATATGCAGGAAGACAAAGAAGGGGTATTCGACGCGCTTGATACCTGGCTGGACTGCCTGCATATGGCGGCACTGGTGCTGGATGGTATTCAGGTGAAACGTCCACGTTGTCAGGAAGCTGCGCAGCAGGGCTATGCCAACGCCACTGAGTTGGCAGATTATCTGGTGGCCAAAGGGGTTCCTTTCCGTGAAGCGCACCATATCGTGGGCGAAGCGGTGGTCGAGGCCATTCGTCAGGGCAAACCGCTGGAAGCACTTTCACTGACTGATTTGCAAAAATTCAGCGCGGTGATTGGCGATGACGTCTACCCGATCCTCTCATTGCAGTCGTGCCTTGATAAGCGTGCGGCAAAAGGTGGCGTTTCACCGCAGCAGGTCGCGCAGGCGATCGATTACGCGAAGGCTCGTCTGGCATAA
- the argB gene encoding acetylglutamate kinase, whose translation MMNPLIIKLGGVLLDSEEALERLFTALVNYRELHQRPLVIVHGGGCVVDELMKGLNLPVKKKNGLRVTPADQIDIITGALAGTANKTLLAWAKKHHIASVGLYLGDGDSVKVTQLDEALGHVGLAQPGSPKLINTLLENGFLPVVSSIGVTEEGQLMNVNADQAATALAATLGADLILLSDVSGILDGKGQRIAEMTAAKAEQLIEQGIITDGMIVKVNAALDAARTLGRPVDIASWRHAEQLPALFNGTPIGTRILA comes from the coding sequence ATGATGAATCCATTAATTATCAAGCTGGGCGGCGTTTTACTGGATAGCGAAGAGGCGCTGGAGCGTCTGTTTACCGCACTGGTCAATTATCGCGAGTTGCACCAGCGTCCGTTGGTCATTGTGCACGGCGGCGGCTGCGTGGTTGATGAGCTGATGAAAGGACTCAACCTGCCGGTGAAAAAGAAAAATGGTCTGCGCGTGACGCCTGCCGACCAGATCGACATCATCACCGGTGCTCTCGCAGGGACGGCAAATAAAACGCTGCTGGCGTGGGCGAAAAAACACCATATTGCCTCCGTTGGCCTGTATCTTGGCGATGGTGACAGTGTAAAAGTGACCCAGCTCGATGAAGCATTAGGTCACGTTGGACTGGCACAGCCGGGTTCGCCTAAGCTGATTAACACGCTGCTGGAAAACGGTTTTCTGCCGGTTGTCAGCTCGATTGGCGTAACGGAAGAAGGGCAATTAATGAACGTCAATGCCGATCAGGCGGCGACGGCGCTGGCGGCAACGCTGGGCGCGGATCTTATCCTGTTGTCTGACGTTAGCGGAATTCTGGATGGTAAAGGTCAGCGGATTGCCGAAATGACCGCCGCCAAAGCGGAACAGCTGATTGAACAGGGCATTATTACCGATGGCATGATTGTGAAGGTGAACGCGGCGCTGGATGCAGCTCGTACACTGGGACGTCCGGTGGATATCGCCTCCTGGCGTCATGCCGAACAACTTCCGGCACTGTTTAACGGCACGCCGATTGGTACACGTATTTTGGCGTAA
- the argC gene encoding N-acetyl-gamma-glutamyl-phosphate reductase produces the protein MLNTLIVGASGYAGAELVTYVNRHPDMTITALTVSAQSNDAGKLISDLHPQLKGIVDLPLQPMSDISEFSAGVDVVFLATAHEVSHDLAPQFLKAGCVVFDLSGAFRVNDGAFYEKYYGFTHQHPDLLELAVYGLAEWSASKLKDANLIAVPGCYPTAAQLSLKPLIDADLLDLSQWPVINATSGVSGAGRKAAISNSFCEVSLQPYGVFTHRHQPEIATHLGAEVIFTPHLGNFPRGILETITCRLKPGVTHVRVAEALQQAYGDKPLVRLYEKGVPALKNVVGLPFCDIGFAVQGEHLIVVATEDNLLKGAAAQAMQCANIRFGFAETQSLI, from the coding sequence ATGTTGAATACGCTGATTGTGGGCGCCAGTGGCTATGCTGGTGCAGAGCTTGTGACCTATGTAAATCGCCATCCTGATATGACCATAACCGCTTTGACTGTCTCAGCGCAAAGCAATGATGCAGGAAAATTAATCTCTGATTTACATCCGCAGTTAAAGGGCATTGTCGATTTGCCGTTGCAGCCCATGTCAGATATCAGCGAGTTTAGCGCAGGAGTGGACGTTGTGTTCCTCGCGACGGCCCATGAGGTGAGTCATGACCTGGCACCACAGTTTCTGAAAGCGGGCTGCGTGGTGTTCGACCTCTCAGGGGCGTTTCGTGTAAACGACGGTGCCTTCTATGAAAAATATTATGGCTTTACTCATCAGCATCCCGATCTGCTGGAGCTGGCGGTGTACGGTCTGGCGGAGTGGAGTGCTAGCAAACTAAAAGACGCGAATCTGATTGCCGTCCCAGGTTGCTATCCAACGGCGGCGCAGTTGTCGCTGAAACCGCTGATTGATGCTGATCTGCTTGATCTCAGCCAGTGGCCGGTGATTAACGCCACCAGCGGTGTGAGCGGTGCAGGACGTAAGGCCGCCATCTCGAACAGCTTCTGTGAAGTGAGCCTGCAACCGTATGGCGTGTTTACCCATCGCCATCAACCGGAAATTGCCACGCATTTGGGGGCTGAAGTGATTTTCACCCCGCATCTGGGCAACTTTCCGCGTGGGATCCTGGAAACCATCACCTGTCGCCTGAAACCGGGTGTGACCCATGTGCGGGTGGCGGAAGCTTTGCAGCAAGCCTACGGTGATAAACCGCTGGTGCGTTTATATGAGAAGGGTGTTCCGGCGTTGAAAAACGTGGTCGGCCTGCCGTTCTGTGATATCGGTTTTGCCGTGCAGGGTGAGCACCTGATTGTGGTCGCGACCGAAGATAATTTATTAAAGGGTGCGGCGGCACAGGCCATGCAGTGCGCAAATATCCGTTTCGGCTTTGCTGAAACGCAGTCTCTTATTTAA
- the argE gene encoding acetylornithine deacetylase: MKNNLPPFIEIYRALIATPSISATEEALDQSNAGLITLLADWFKDLGFSVEVQPVPGTRNKFNMLASTGTGAGGLLLAGHTDTVPFDDGRWTRDPFTLTEHDNKLYGLGTADMKGFFAFILDALRDVDVKQLKKPLYILATADEETSMAGARYFSENTAIRPDCAIIGEPTSLQPIRAHKGHISTAVRVLGQSGHSSDPARGVNAIELMHDAIGHIMQLRDSLKARYHHDSFTVPYPTLNLGSLHGGDASNRICACCELHMDIRPLPGMTLSDLNGLLAEALAPVSERWPGRLTVSELHPPIPGYECPPNHQLVEVVEKLLGEKTDVVNYCTEAPFIQTLCPTLVLGPGSINQAHQPDEYLETRFIKPTRELITQVVHHFCWH; encoded by the coding sequence ATGAAAAACAATTTACCGCCATTTATCGAGATTTACCGCGCTCTGATTGCCACACCGTCGATTAGCGCCACCGAAGAAGCCCTCGATCAAAGCAATGCAGGTTTAATCACTCTGCTCGCGGACTGGTTCAAAGATTTAGGCTTCAGCGTTGAGGTACAACCGGTCCCCGGCACCCGCAATAAATTCAACATGCTGGCAAGCACTGGCACCGGCGCGGGTGGCTTGCTGCTCGCCGGTCATACCGACACCGTGCCGTTTGACGACGGACGCTGGACGCGGGATCCGTTCACCCTAACCGAGCATGACAATAAGCTCTACGGGTTGGGCACGGCGGATATGAAAGGTTTTTTCGCGTTTATTCTCGATGCGCTACGTGATGTCGATGTGAAACAGCTGAAAAAGCCGCTCTACATTCTGGCCACCGCCGATGAAGAGACCAGCATGGCGGGCGCACGCTACTTCTCTGAAAATACGGCAATTCGCCCGGATTGCGCCATCATCGGTGAGCCAACGTCCCTGCAGCCAATTCGCGCGCACAAAGGTCATATCTCCACGGCGGTACGCGTGCTGGGTCAGTCTGGCCATTCCAGCGATCCGGCGCGTGGCGTGAACGCCATTGAGCTGATGCACGACGCCATCGGTCACATAATGCAGCTTCGCGACTCGCTGAAAGCGCGCTATCACCACGATTCATTCACCGTACCTTACCCAACGCTAAACCTCGGCAGTCTGCACGGTGGCGATGCCTCTAACCGCATCTGCGCCTGCTGCGAACTGCACATGGATATCCGTCCGCTGCCGGGTATGACGTTAAGCGATCTGAATGGTTTACTGGCCGAAGCGCTGGCACCGGTGAGCGAACGCTGGCCTGGCCGCCTGACGGTTTCCGAGCTGCATCCGCCGATCCCAGGCTACGAATGCCCACCGAATCACCAACTGGTTGAGGTGGTGGAAAAACTGCTCGGCGAGAAAACCGACGTGGTGAACTACTGCACCGAAGCGCCGTTTATCCAAACGCTTTGCCCGACGCTGGTGCTTGGACCGGGGTCCATTAATCAGGCACATCAGCCGGATGAGTATCTGGAAACGCGTTTTATTAAGCCAACCCGCGAATTAATTACCCAGGTTGTGCATCATTTCTGCTGGCATTAA
- the ppc gene encoding phosphoenolpyruvate carboxylase — protein MNEQYSALRSNVSMLGKVLGETIKDALGENILDRVETIRKLSKSSRAGNEANRQELLTTLQNLSNDELLPVARAFSQFLNLANTAEQYHSISPKGEAASNPEVIARTLRKLKDQPNLDEATIKKAVESLSLELVLTAHPTEITRRTLIHKMGEVNACLKQLDNKDIVDYERHQLMRRLRQLIAQSWHTDEIRKIRPSPVDEAKWGFAVVENSLWEGVPNYLRELNEQLEEHLNYKLPVDFVPVRFTSWMGGDRDGNPNVTADITRHVLLLSRWKATDLFLKDIQFLVSELSMVDATPELLALVGEEGAAEPYRHLMKMLRSRLMTTQAWLEARLKGEKLPKPAGLLTQNEQLWEPLYACYQSLQACGMGIIANGELLDTLRRVKCFGVPLVRIDIRQESTRHTEALGELTRYLGIGDYESWSEADKQAFLIRELNSKRPLLPRSWEPSNETREVLDTCRVIAEAPYGSIAAYVISMAKTPSDVLAVHLLLKEAGIGFTMPVAPLFETLDDLNNADDVMTQLLNIDWYRGLIQGKQMVMIGYSDSAKDAGVMAASWAQYQAQDALIKTCEKAGIELTLFHGRGGSIGRGGAPAHAALLSQPPGSLKGGLRVTEQGEMIRFKYGLPEVTISSLSLYTAAILEANLLPPPEPKDSWCHIMDELSDISCELYRGYVRENKDFVPYFRSATPEQELGKLPLGSRPAKRRPTGGVESLRAIPWIFAWTQNRLMLPAWLGAGTALQKVVEDGKQSELEAMCRDWPFFSTRLGMLEMVFSKADLWLAEYYDQRLVKKELWPLGEELRQRLEADIDVVLAIANDSHLMADLPWIAESIQLRNIYTDPLNVLQAELLHRSRLAEEKGEAPDPRVEQALMVTIAGVAAGMRNTG, from the coding sequence ATGAACGAACAATATTCCGCGTTGCGTAGTAATGTCAGTATGCTCGGCAAAGTGCTGGGAGAGACCATCAAGGATGCGCTGGGAGAGAACATTCTTGATCGCGTAGAAACAATCCGTAAGCTGTCTAAATCATCCCGCGCTGGCAATGAAGCGAACCGCCAGGAGCTGCTCACTACGCTGCAGAACCTGTCCAACGACGAGTTGCTGCCAGTTGCTCGCGCATTTAGTCAGTTCCTGAACCTGGCCAATACCGCCGAGCAATACCACAGCATTTCGCCAAAAGGCGAGGCTGCCAGCAACCCGGAAGTGATTGCTCGTACCCTGCGCAAACTGAAAGACCAACCCAACCTCGATGAAGCGACGATCAAAAAAGCCGTGGAATCGCTCTCTCTGGAGCTGGTACTGACCGCCCACCCGACCGAAATTACCCGTCGTACGTTGATCCATAAAATGGGCGAGGTCAACGCGTGTCTCAAACAACTGGATAACAAAGACATCGTCGATTACGAACGCCACCAGCTGATGCGCCGCCTACGCCAGTTAATCGCCCAGTCCTGGCATACAGATGAAATCCGTAAAATACGTCCCAGCCCGGTTGATGAAGCCAAATGGGGCTTCGCCGTGGTTGAAAACAGCCTGTGGGAAGGTGTGCCGAACTATCTGCGTGAACTGAACGAACAGTTGGAAGAGCATCTGAACTATAAGCTGCCCGTCGATTTTGTCCCGGTCCGATTCACCTCCTGGATGGGGGGTGACCGTGACGGCAACCCGAACGTGACGGCGGATATCACCCGTCATGTGCTGCTGCTCAGCCGCTGGAAAGCAACCGACCTGTTCCTGAAAGACATCCAGTTTCTGGTTTCTGAGCTATCGATGGTCGATGCCACGCCAGAGCTCTTAGCGCTGGTGGGTGAAGAAGGTGCGGCAGAACCTTACCGCCACCTGATGAAAATGCTGCGCTCACGCCTGATGACGACCCAGGCCTGGCTGGAAGCGCGTTTGAAAGGCGAAAAATTGCCAAAACCTGCAGGCCTGTTGACGCAAAACGAGCAGCTATGGGAACCGTTGTACGCGTGTTACCAGTCTCTGCAAGCTTGCGGTATGGGTATCATCGCCAATGGCGAACTGCTCGATACCCTCCGTCGGGTGAAATGTTTTGGCGTACCGCTGGTGCGTATCGATATTCGTCAGGAAAGCACCCGTCATACCGAAGCGCTGGGCGAACTGACCCGCTATCTGGGAATTGGCGACTACGAAAGCTGGTCAGAAGCAGACAAACAGGCCTTCCTGATCCGCGAACTGAATTCCAAACGTCCACTGCTGCCACGCAGCTGGGAACCGAGTAACGAAACCCGTGAAGTGCTCGACACTTGTCGGGTGATTGCCGAAGCACCTTATGGCTCTATTGCCGCCTACGTTATCTCGATGGCGAAAACACCGTCGGATGTGCTGGCCGTTCACCTGCTGCTGAAAGAAGCTGGCATTGGTTTTACCATGCCGGTAGCACCGCTGTTTGAAACGCTGGACGACCTGAACAATGCTGACGATGTTATGACTCAGCTGTTAAATATAGACTGGTATCGCGGTCTGATTCAGGGCAAACAAATGGTCATGATTGGCTACTCTGACTCTGCAAAAGACGCAGGCGTCATGGCGGCTTCTTGGGCGCAATATCAGGCACAGGATGCGCTGATCAAAACCTGCGAAAAAGCCGGCATTGAGCTGACGTTGTTCCACGGCCGCGGTGGTTCCATTGGCCGCGGTGGCGCGCCAGCGCATGCGGCGCTGCTCTCACAACCGCCAGGCAGCCTGAAAGGTGGACTGCGCGTTACTGAGCAGGGTGAGATGATCCGCTTCAAATACGGCCTGCCGGAAGTCACCATCAGCAGCCTGTCGCTGTACACCGCCGCGATCCTGGAAGCCAACCTGTTACCACCGCCGGAGCCTAAGGACAGCTGGTGTCATATCATGGATGAGCTGTCTGATATCTCCTGCGAGCTGTACCGGGGCTACGTACGTGAGAATAAAGACTTTGTTCCCTACTTCCGCTCTGCAACCCCCGAGCAGGAACTGGGCAAATTACCTCTCGGCTCACGGCCGGCAAAACGCCGCCCGACCGGTGGAGTAGAGTCTCTACGCGCTATTCCGTGGATCTTTGCCTGGACGCAGAACCGCCTGATGCTCCCGGCCTGGCTGGGTGCAGGTACCGCACTGCAAAAAGTGGTTGAAGACGGTAAACAAAGCGAACTTGAAGCGATGTGCCGCGACTGGCCATTCTTCTCCACGCGTCTTGGCATGCTGGAAATGGTGTTCTCGAAAGCGGACCTGTGGCTGGCGGAATACTACGATCAGCGTCTGGTCAAAAAAGAGCTGTGGCCGTTGGGCGAAGAACTGCGTCAACGCCTGGAAGCAGATATCGATGTCGTGCTGGCGATTGCCAACGACTCACATTTGATGGCCGACCTGCCGTGGATTGCCGAGTCGATTCAGTTAAGGAATATTTATACCGATCCACTGAACGTCCTGCAGGCTGAACTTTTACACCGTTCGCGTCTGGCGGAAGAGAAAGGCGAAGCGCCCGATCCGCGCGTCGAGCAAGCACTGATGGTCACCATTGCAGGTGTCGCAGCCGGTATGCGTAATACAGGTTAA